In the genome of Candidatus Omnitrophota bacterium, the window AAAACATCAAAACCGGAAAAATATATGATGGCGAGGGCCGTCCCTATTATAAACGAATAGCAGAAAGCGATTATTTTATTAGTAGTCACTCTTTGTGTTTTTGTACCAGTTCGCGTTGCTCATCAGGTTGGCCTCTCTGGTGTAACCCCTGTCAAAAACGAGGGTTAAAAAACCTATGATGCCTATAAACAGCAGCGTCATTAGAAGTTGTTTAGCAGATTTCACGCTCTAAGCTTATTTTTTTTAACGGATAATGTCAAATTATTTCTTTTCCAGTTTTTCCAGTTTTGATTTGAGTGAAAAGATCTCGAGCTCCATTTGAACGGCCATGTCCGCCACTTTCTGAAGATCGTCTATTTTGTTCTGTATCACTACTCCCGTGCGTTTTCTCTCAAGCGCGTTGATGATTATCTCTCCCGATATTTTGAGCAGTTTCACCAGGTCGTCGTGCCAATCTCTTTTTTCCCGCACCGTGTCAAAACCCATAAAACCATGCAGATACGCTCCGGAAACGAGGGGCACGGCAAGAAGGGATTTAATATTCCGGGCTTTCAAAATCCTCTTTTCCGCCGAAGCTGCCTCCGCCAGTTCTTCGATATTGGGGATTCTTATTGTTTCAAGACGCTTTAATTTTTTCATCCACCACGGGAAATCATCAAGCCAGCAGTTCTGCAGATTTTTTTTCTGCGGCTCTATGCCTTTGGCGCACCATTCGTGGGTGTTGTCCATGAACAGGCCTTCGGGCCGGATCAAAAAAACATAAGCCCTGTCCACTTCCTCGCCCTGGCCGAGCTGTTCCAGCGAGCGGTTAATCTCATCATCTATCTCATCCGGAGAGCATTTGATAAATTTTGAAGACATTCCGGCAACTATGTCTTCAAGTTTTATCCGCCGTTCCAGCACGGCTTTCGCACGGGCCGCGTCACTTATATCGCGTATGAGCAGACAGGCCATTTGACGATTTTCTATCTTGTACGGGATAGCCGTGATCTCGGTGGCGACGAGGTTCCCGCTCTTGAGCACACAGCCGGATTCAAGCCTGTGCCGCGTCTTGCGCGGATTACTGAACACCTTCTTTAACTGAGCGCCGCCAAAAGATTGCAGGATATCGCTGATTTTCCTGCCGCTGAGTTCATCAGCGCTGTAACCCATTTTCCGGCAGGCCGTTGCGTTGGCATAAACAAATTCGGCCTTGTCATCTATCCAGCAGACGCAATCGCCGATTTCCTCCAGCGAATAGCACAGCAGCTTGTTCAAAAACGATTCTGTCAGGCCATTTTTTTTCAATTTTTCACCCTCTCCGGCTCTAAACCAATCGTCTGTCCTAAACTATCGTTTCCTGAAGTCCAAAACCTTTACAGGTCCGTCGTCTGTCCGCCGGCCAAGTATGCTCAGCGTTGCCCCATCAAACACTCTGTCGCGTTCGATAAAACCTATTATATTTGACAAAATTACGCCTAAAAAGTCAAGGGGGCAATCAAGTATTGTCCTAATATAAGCAGAAAGATCAGGGGAGAATTAAGAAAGCGGCAAGATAAATCACTGAAGTTCTACCTTAATCTCAAACACACTCATCACATCACACATCTAAAAACCTTTCTAATTTCACCTTTTCTTCACAAAGGAACTTATAGCTGGATTTCAAATAAATCATTATTCAGACAATCCGTAAATCGGAAAAGCATTCGTCATTTTCTTGACTTCTTTTTTAACTGCTTTCAGTTCCTCTTTATTGCCCGCTGAATTTATAGCCCTGCTTATAAAAACCGCTATCTGCTTCATTTGCTCCTCTTTCATACCCCTGGTTGTGACTGCCGGAGTCCCCAGTCTTATACCCGAAGTGATAAAAGGCTTTTCAGGATCGCCCGGGATAGAGTTCTTGTTCGTAGCAATCCCGGCTTCGTCTAGTAAATCCTGCGCGGTAGAACCCTTCATGTTCTTATTTCTCAAATCTACGAGCATTAAATGGTTATCCGTCCCGCCTGTAACAAGCTTAAAGCCCAGTTTCACAAGTTCTTCAGCCAATGTCCGGCTGTTTTTTACAATCTGCTTCTGGTATTCCATGAATTCCGGCTTCAGCGCCTCTCCGAAAGCCACGGCTTTGGCCGCAATCACA includes:
- a CDS encoding PAS domain S-box protein; translation: MKKNGLTESFLNKLLCYSLEEIGDCVCWIDDKAEFVYANATACRKMGYSADELSGRKISDILQSFGGAQLKKVFSNPRKTRHRLESGCVLKSGNLVATEITAIPYKIENRQMACLLIRDISDAARAKAVLERRIKLEDIVAGMSSKFIKCSPDEIDDEINRSLEQLGQGEEVDRAYVFLIRPEGLFMDNTHEWCAKGIEPQKKNLQNCWLDDFPWWMKKLKRLETIRIPNIEELAEAASAEKRILKARNIKSLLAVPLVSGAYLHGFMGFDTVREKRDWHDDLVKLLKISGEIIINALERKRTGVVIQNKIDDLQKVADMAVQMELEIFSLKSKLEKLEKK